GCGCCTCCGGCTCCTGAGCCAATGCTCTGGCAATACAAACCCGTTGCTTCTGACCCCCTGACAATTCGCCAATCTTATGGTTGCGATATTCCCACATCCCCACTTCAATCAAGCTTTGCTTGACGGCCTCATGATCGCTGGCTGCAAACCGTTTGAACAACCCGAGACGATGATAACGGCCTGAACGAACGAGTTCGATGACTTTACTGGGGAAACCGGCGTTAAACGAAGCCACAAGTTGAGGAACATAACCAACCGTTATTGGTGATCCGTCCTCCGATACACGATTCATTTCAATCGTTCCGCTCCAAGGCTTGATCAAACCCAGCATCAATTTAAGCAAGGTCGATTTCGCTGCACCATTGGGGCCTGAAATAACGATAAATTGCCCGGTATGGATATCCAGTGACAGGTTCTCGATGACGGTTCGATCTCCGTATCCAAACACGACGTCGCGCATGGAGGACATAATCATTTCTATCTTCCTTCCTCATGACAGAACATTCAACACTGTCTTGCGTAATAATTACGATTAATGACGCTGCTTATATTAACGTGTCTCACGATGTAACGTATATCTTTTCAATCTAGGGCAATACTTGCGCATTTCCAAACGCTCTGGATGATTTTTCTTATTTTTGGTTGTCGTGTAATTGCGATCTCCCGTTTCGGTGCATGCCAATGTAACGATGACTCTCATATTTTGCATCCTCCTTATTAGTAATGTTTACGATTAGTAATACTACCCTCTATGTGTATCTTTTGTCAACCCATCTATCGGATTTATGACATCTATCAATGAGCAGCGACGGTTATTGGATTATACTCTTCAATAGCGTTCTGCATATGCTTCATCTGAAGAGGCATTCGCTCAATAATCGCTTTTCGTTTTGCTTTTAGTACAATTTGTTCAATATCAGCAAAGCTGCACCTTGCAAGCTGCTCGCAAGTTTCAGTGAGAATTGACGGATCATATTCAAATTCGCCAATGAGAATTTCAATGTATAACTTCCTTTGCTCCAGCTCAGGCACGGTATAGATTAACTTCGTATCGAATCGGCGCCATATAGCCTGATCCAGATCCTTTTCTAAATTGGTGGCCGCCATAATAATGCTCCGGTCTCCAAAGTCATCCAAGCATTGGAGCAACGTATTTACAGCACGCGCCATCTCCTTGACTTCATCGTTGTTATCTCGAGTCCGGGCAATGGCATCGAATTCATCCAGGAACAGAACACACGAAAATGTGTCGGCATAATCGAATATTTTACGGATATTGCTTCCGGTTTCCCCCAAATGACTGTGGATGATCGCGTCCAAGCGAACCAAGACAAGTGGAAGTTCAAGGACCTTAGCCATGTAAAAAGCCGTTAAGGTCTTTCCTGTTCCTGGAGGGCCGTACATGACAATCTTGTTTGGAACCGGCACGCCATGCTGTTCAAACTCCTCCCTCATCCCTAAAATTTCAACAAATTCATTCACAATTCTTTGATTGATTTCTGGCAAAAAGAGATGCTTTGCCTTTTTGGCACAGTCCTTGGGAGAATATAGGCTTGCCATGTCAATTCCCTTCGCACGAGGAAGACGCTGACTCGTATTACTTTTGCTCATCGATAGTTGTAGCTCCTTCAGTGTGTATATAGATGTATGTAACCCGGTTTAAGTAACCCATATAACCTCTTGGGCATCAATTTCTACCTGCTCCAGCACCTCTTCAAAATCATTGCTGGGATTAATAGACGAAACTGGAATCCATTCATTGCCGTTCGGCTTGGCATAGACTCTCCATGTACCTTTGTGGAAATGAAATTGCACTAGCTCGGTAGACATCCATTCCCGTCGATCCCAATCGGGTCTTTCTTCCGAAAGGATGACGGTATCTTCAAGAGTCCGATATGTTAGCCGAACAGACGCTCTAAGATCCGCAGGTACTTTCACGGCAATGTAACCCTCAAGAATTGCACAGATCCTTTTGTACGTAAATGGGTCCACGCTAAAATACCTCCTATTCCTCGGTTTATTCTTCTAGCGCGCTGTTCACGTAATTTTAAATCAATAGCCGCTCTATCAGCTATGCAATCCAAGGCAATGGATTCTCAAAGCGCGCCCAATTCAAGCTCATTTCCTCATCGGTAAGCAGACACTGATCCAACGCATCCTCAACATTCTCTCGATCCATGTCGATCCCGATCATCACCAACTCGGTTTGCCGATCTCCCCAATCGGTGTCCCATTTCGCCCGAACATCCGCCTCGGTTCGTAAAATCTCTTCTCTTTCGGCTGCAGGAAGAGCGGCAACCCAATATCCAGCTGGTCCAAACTGAATCGAGGGGCCGGCTTGGCTTAAGCTTGCCGCAACATCTCCATCGGCAGCCAACCACACCAGTCCTTTCGCACGCACTACCTGTTCAGGCCATTCCCCCATGAATTCAGCCAACCGGGAAGGATGAAAGGGCCTTCTGCGACGATACACGAAGGAGCTTATTCCATACTCTTCGGTCTCCGGGACATGCGTTTCTTTTTGCAATTCCTGGATCCATCCGGCTGACATGCTTACCCGTTCAAAATCAAACAATCCCGTATTTAAGATCTCAGACGGATCGACTTGCCCATTCCGGGTACGAATGATCTTGGCGCTCGGCTGCAGCTTCCGAAGGACAGCTTCCAGCTTGTTCAATTCCTCGTCATCCACGAGATCACATTTATTTAGCAGCAGTACATTGCAAGTTTCGATCTGATCGATAAGCAAATCCACGACATCACGATCATCTTCGCTTCCTGCGCCCTGATTGCGGTCCAGAAGGCTCTGACCGGATGCGAAATCCTGCCAGAATCGATTAGCGTCCACGACGGTGACCAAACAATCGAGTTTAGCCAGATTCGTTAAATCAATCCCTGTCTCTTCGTCGGCATATGTAAATGTCTGAGCGACCGGGATCGGTTCGCTGATGCCTGTGGATTCAATCAGAATGTAATCAAACCGTTGTTCATTGGCGAGTTTTTCAATTTCCTCCATTAAATCATCTCGCAGCGTGCAGCATATGCATCCGTTGGACATCTCGACCAGCTTCTCTTCCGTGCGGGATAAGGACGCCTCTCCCTTAACCAGCGCTGCATCAATGTTAATCTCGCTCATGTCATTTACAATGACAGCGACCTTCAGGCCTTGCCGGTTATTCAAAACGTGATTTAATACCGTTGTTTTTCCCGAACCTAGATACCCGCTGAGTACCGTTACGGGGATTTGTTGTTGTGTCATTGCATTCTTCTCCTTGTGACTTGATATTGGACTTAAAATGGACTAATCCATCTTATTCGTAATGATTACGATCTATGACAAACCTAATATAATTCCTTTTATTCAAAATGTCAAACGTCTATATTTCGATACATCACGTCCTTAGAATCACAAATTATCTTGGCTCCAAAAAAACCACAGCGAATAGACCAAAGATGATCATGGATCCCTGGTCTACCAGCCCTTGATTTTGCAAGCGTTGAGCAATACCTTATCCTTCGCGATGAACGATTGAATGGGGCAGGAAGATAGGCGTTCCCGCCACAGGATCCTTCAACACCGTAGCGTGTATTCCGAACACTTCCTGCAGCACAGCTTCAGTCAGCACTCGATCCGGCGTACCATCCCGTACAACCCGCCCATCCTTTAGAACAACCATTCGATCTGCGTATCTCGCCGCCTGATTCAAATCATGAAGCACAACAATAATCGTAGTCCCTCTCTCTTGATTCAGCCTTCTAACGAGCTCCAATATCTCCAACTGATGTCGAACATCCAGGAATGTCGTGGGCTCATCCAGCATTAACACGGGAGTCGACTGAGCGATCGCCATGGCAATCCACGCTCGCTGCCTTTCTCCCCCGAAAGGGAATCCAGCGGCCGCTGCTCGAAAGCTTGCATTCCGGTAACCTCAAGCGCCTCTTCGATTGCAGCATGATCCTGCTTTTTCAACATCCGCAGCGGACCTACGTGAGGATACCGTCCCTGTTCTACCAGCTCTCTGACCGTTATGGCCATCGGAACCTCCGGTGACTGAGGGAGTATCGCCATTTTCCTTGCCAAGGCCCTCGGAGATTCTTTTGCAATGGCATGCCCATCCAGATATACACACCCTTTCTGCGGCATAAGCAGCCGTGCCATGGTTTTAAGCAGCGTGGATTTGCCGGATCCGTTGGTGCCCAAGAGCGCGGTCACACCACCCGATAGGATATCCATGGACATCTCTTTGAGGATGGGTTTGTCGTTATATCGCAGCTCTATTTTCTGAGCTTCCAGCAAGGGTTTTTGGGATTGATCTTCTTTCATCTTCGTCTCTGTCTCCTTGTTCGTTGAAACATTTAATGTGATTTTCTTTTTTGCTTAATGAGATACAGAAAAAAAGGAGCCCCCATAAAGGCAGTAACTGCCCCTACCGGAAGGGAAACTTGCGAGCTTAAACCGAATACACGCAGCTCGAACGATACGGCCTGGGCAATGACATCGGCGCCGAGCAGCAGCAGACCTGTGACAACCGTACTGAAAGGGAATAATCTTCTTGCATCTTGGCCTACCAGTCTCCTTGCAATATGAGGGCCGATAAGACCGATAAATCCGATTGCGCCAACGGCTGCAACCGCTCCGGCGGTCAGCATTGCCGCCAGGATGAGCATCATCCATCTCATTCGACGAACTTGTACGCCCAGACTAGCTGCCGTAGACTGCCCCAATTGCAAGGCATTCGCAGCTCCTGCGCTAAGCAGACCCAGAGGAATGATGAGTAAAGCCCAAGGCCAAAGCATATCCCAATGTACCCATACCCGGCCATTAAGGGATCCGATCATCCATAACAAGATGCTGCCGACCGCTTCCGTATGCCTGAGCAGGATTAACGAGGTGCAGGATTGCAATACGCTGCCCGTCAGTATTCCGACTAATGCAAGCCTGGTGATATCCATTCCCTTACCCAAGCTTAATGCGTTTACAAAAAGCACAGTGCCGATGCCGCCCGTCCATGCAACCAAAGGAAGATATTTTGTCGCATCCCCTAACCCGTCAGCAAAAGTGATCCAAATGACGATCATCAACACCGAGCCTGCCGATACGCCGAGCAACCCCGGCTCTGCCAATGGGTTCCGGGTTATGGACTGAAGAATCGCTCCTGCCAGACCCAGCATGGCACCTGCTACAAGCGCAATCAAGGTCCTTGGCAGTCGAAGCTGCCATATGATTTGTCGATGGTGTGCCTCTTCATGCGCGTTTGCTAATGCACGCAGAATATGTTGCGGTGAAATAACCACTTTGCCAAATGCGACATGCATGACACACAGAATCAGGATAAGCAGCAAGGCTACCATGAGTCCGATCTTATATGTCATCTCATAGGGATTACGATTCCGGATCAGCTTGTTCATTCTGAAGACCGCCCCCCAAGCTTACGCAAAAACAATGCGATAATGACAGGTCCGCCGATTAGAGTCGTCCAAAGCCCGACAGGCACTTCCCTGGGCATAAATACGGTTCGTGCCAGGATATCGGCTGTTGTTAATAGTACGGCTCCGAGCATTGCCGAGAATGGAAGAACGAACTTTGCGTCATATTGCTGTGATAAGCTCCGTATAAGGTGAGGAGCGATCAAGGCAATATAGCCAATAGGTCCGCACTGGGATACAACCGCAGCCGTCATCGCGCAGCATACGATGAGCAGATAAATACGCACCCGCATGACATGAAGTCCCAGTCCTTCGGCAGTCTCGCTCCCCAAGCGCAGAACGTTCAAAGATCTGGCGAAGCTAAGGGAAAGGGGAATCGTAACGAGCGCCCAGGGCAAAAGATAACCGACATGAGTCCAATTGCGGTTCGCCAAATTTCCCATCAGGAACGTAAACAAGAGGCTTGCACTATTGGATGACCCCATCGTAATCACCCATACCACCAATCCGTTCATGATCGCAGTTACTGCAGCGCCGATAAGGATAATATGTATGCCTCCATTCCTTCCCCCAGCTGCCAAAATAACAACAGCCCCGCCTATAAGTCCTCCAATAAGGGCAAACCACGGCTGCATGACATAGGAAATGGGAACATGTAAAACCGTAATAAGGGCCATCATAAACGAAGCTCCCGAAGAAACACCTAACAACTCCGGACCTGCTAATGAATTTCGTAGTCCATCCTGCAAAAGAACGCCGCATAACCCCAGCATCGCTCCGGCAATGCATCCTAGTACGATTCGAGGGAGCCTGATCTCCAGAACGGACACCCTCTCAAGTTCGGTTCCCCCGTTTAAGAACAGCAGCTGCCGCAAGCCTGACCAGGATATTTCCGGGTAGCCGTACTTCATGCCTATCGCCATAGCAGCAGCCAGCATGATAAACAAGGCAAAAAAAAGGGGCGCACCCCCTATATTTGCTCTCTTGACTATGGTGGAATCGGTACTCTGCAATGCTATTCCACCGCTTTCTTATAAAGCTCGGGATACATGATGCTCATCGCTTCGTCTAATATGATGCCGAGCGAACGTGTTCCTCTGCCGCTCGCCCATACGGACGTGCGCATCTCATGAACCTGTCCATTCTTTACCGCGCTGAGTCTGGACCACAGCGGGTTCCTCTTGAATTGCTCGGATAATGGCTGTGCATCTGGGCTGAACGTGAAGGTCTCGACAAAAATATAATCCGGATCGTTCTCAAGCACCTTTTCCAACGAATAAGCCATCCCCCCTGCTTGATGGCCGCCATCTGCCTCGGGTGCGGGCCATGGGTATTGCGTCACTTCCGCCAGCACCGAGCCTACGAGTGACCCGGCCGTATCGATCCCGAAGTTTACATCGGACCCGTACATCACCAGCGCGGTTTTATCCTTCGGACTGTGTTCTTTGTAGTAGTTGAATTTATCCAGCAGGCGCTTCTCGGCCGCTTCGGCTTCTGCTACTTTTCCGGTCAGCTGGCCCATATGCTGTAAGAACTCGATCGATTCTAGCATACTTTTGGGCTGGACGATGTACAGCGGAGCAATGCCGGCTAAGCCTTCCCGTAAACCTTCATGGGTTCCTTCCAATCCGATGACAAGATCCGGCCCCGCTAACGAAATATCCTCCAAATTGGGTTCAAAGAAGCTTCCTCCGATTTGTCCAAGGCTTGCGGCTTCCTCACCATAAAATTCTGGTTCAGGCGCTAGTCCTCCTGCAGTTACCGCAGCGGGTTTCAATCCCAGCTCAACCAGGGCATCTACGCAGATCTCTGTTAAACACGCCACCTTCTCCACCGGCAGGTCAACGGATATCTCCGTGCCGGTTACATCCTTGAATGTCGCTTCGGAGTTTTTTCCTTCCTCATTTGACGCTGCCTCTTCAGCACTTGGCGTTGCTTTTTCAACATTTGGATCCGCTCTGTCCGTTGCATTTTCAGTCCCCGTTTCTTGAGGCGGGTCTTGGGGAACACTGCTGCAGCCAGAAATGAGTGCTGCAATTATCAAAAATATGATACCTAGTCGTTTGCGCATGGGTTACATCTCCTTTAATTCAGTGTAATTATTACGATTAATACAGATGAAGCTATGTACTCTGTACATTATCTTCTTCACTGGCCAAACTTCTCGAAGCCTTCCTATCACTGCGCCCATATGCAAAAACAATCATAATCAGCCCCAAGGCAGCACAGATCAAGTACATGGAGGAGTAAGATAGAACATCGGCGATCGGTCCCATAACGACACCGCCCAAAGATACACCGAGATCGGCCATTGCGATAAACAAGCCTATCAATACATTGCGGCTTTGTTGAGGCAATACAAAAGATAAATAGGTTGTTAGTGTCGGATACAGGAGTGCCTGCGCAATGCCCATAACTATGGCTCCTGCGTACAGAAATAGAGAACCCCATAGTTGAGAAATACTGATGCATAGGGAAGCGAGGGCAATGAGAAACATGATTCCCATGACAAACCACGAATGCCATCTGCCATCGGAAGGGATTCTTTTTCTTAGCGTGAAACGAGCAGCGACTACAACAGCGGCTTGGAGCATCAAATAGATGCCGGCATGGCCGCTCTCCAACTGAGAGCCGTAGAGCGGCATAAACGTGGTTACCGCTCCAAACACGATTGACGACGAGAGCATCAGTACACTGCATTTGAACATGAGTGGATTTTTTATGATCTGTCCAAAGGACTGAAATACCCCTGAATTCGTGGTGGGCGCATCGGAAGATCCCGATGCCGGGTCCATTTTGACTGCGTATCCGAAAAGACCAGTACTGATAGCAATCAGGATTAAGATGATCGATATGGAGTCCATCCCGTTCGTTTGCCAGAAACCTATAGCAAAAACAGGACCGATAATGCCCGGAATATATGAAAATAAAGAGTAAAAGGAGATGCCTTGAGAACGATCTTTCTCTGGCAAAGCGTCAATAATGCCAATCTGTAGGGCCATCGAAAAAAATGCTGTTGAAACACCTTGCAGTATTCGTGCAACCAAATACCCACTTAACCCGGTGAATGAATACAGTATTAAAGCAGCAGCGTTGACCAAGAGAATAATGCGAAGGATCCTAATTGGCCCGTACTTTTGGATCCATTGGCCGGCCCACGGCCGAAAAAACATAGTTGTAAACATGTAGGCGCCCATAATAATGCCGATCGTTGTGCCGCTTGCTCCCCATGCAGCTCCCTGGAGCGGTATGATGACGTTCAGAATGGCATTGGCGCTGAAATATAGCAGTGTGAGCAAGTATAAACGCAGAAATGGCCAAGACATCGCTCCACTCATCATTCAATCCTCCTGCGTTGAAAATGTCAAAATGTAATCAAGTGATCGATCAGTCGCTTGGCATAGTCCGATTGGACCTGCTTTAATTGCTCGACGTGAACTATCTCCTCAACCTGACCACTTTTAAAAATAAGGATCCGATTGCAAAGGTAAGCTGCTGCTTGTATATCATGGGTAATAAAGACATAACTCATCTGATAGATTTCTTTTAGTTCCTTTAATAATCGTAGAACTTGAATCTGAACAGATACATCCAAGGAACTCACGGCTTCATCGAGTACAATGCACTTTGGCTCCGTTGAAACGGCTCTTGCGATGCATACCCTTTGCACTTCCCCCCGGACAGCTCATGAGGATACTTTTTTTTGTACGAGGAATCCAACCCGACTCGACCCAACAGAACGTCGATTTTGCCTCGAAGATCTTTTCCGGGTCCCCTTAAAGCTCTCAATGGTTCCATGATGGCTTCTTCAACCGTAAAGTACGGGTTAATGGAAGATGTATAATCTTGAAATACTGCACTGATATTGCCCAATCTGGTTTGTCGGTGCGTCACGTTGTTACCTTCGAAAACGATCCTTCCACTATCTGGCTTCTCGATGCCCAAGATGAGACGTCCAAGCGTTGATTTTCCGCTGCCGCTTTCTCCAATAATACCAAGACACTCGCCCTTCCCGCATTCAAAGCTTACGTTCCTGAGAATGTTTTGACGTTTACCCGTCATCCATCCGCCAATGCGGTAGGATTTATCGACGCCTTCGACTTTCAGCACGGATTACTCTCCCTTCATGATGGAATTGAAATGGTTGCTCAGCTCGAGGCGAGTAGAAACCAAGTATTGGGTGTATGCGTGGTTCGCATCTGTAAATACCGTTTCGGTTATGCCCCTTTCAACAATCTCTCCGTTTCTCATCACAATGACTTCGTCCGCAATCTTCCTCACAACCCCCAGATCGTGGGAGACAAATATCATAGAACTGCCTGTGCGTTCGCGAAGCTGAATTAATTGCTCGATCACTTCATATTGAGAAATCGTATCCAGTGCCGTTGTCGGTTCGTCCGCGATGATAACGTCGGGTTCAAGGACCAATGCCAATGCAATCATTAATCGCTGCAGCATCCCGCCCGACAATTGGTAAGGGTATTTATTCATGATCTCCTGTGGATCATGAAGCATGACGCTCTTCATGGCATTTATCATGATGGATTCCGCCTCGCTTTTACCCCAGCCGAAATGCTGCTTCAGTGTCTCCTTGAAATGCACGCCGACTACGCATGATGGATCGAATGCGCTCATTCCATTCTGCATGATCATGCAAATGTATTTGCCACGTCTTTTTCTCATTTCCTTCTCCGGGAGTAGGGTTAAATCATCCCCTTTAAACAAGATATTCCCGGATTGGCGAATACCTGGCTTGTGTAATCGGATAATCGACCTGCATGTCATGGATTTGCCGCTTCCGCTTTCTCCTACGATGGCCAGACAGGTGCCCGACTTTAGCTGAAACGAGCTGTTATGGATGATATCTTTACCGTCTTTCGCGTTCCAAACCCTCAGTTGATTTACCTCAAGCATATTCATAGGCCGGTTTCTCCACCTCTGCATTTCTTTGCATTCTTCCCGAGTTCATTCGTTTCGGATCCAGCGCATCCCGAAGTCCATCCGCCAAAAAATTAAACGCTAAGACGGCAATTACAATGGCCAGCCCAGGCGCAAGCATGAGTTCCGGACGGGAGAACATTACCTCTCTCGCCTCATTCAGCATCATTCCCCACTCGGCGTGCGGGGCCTTTATTCCCAATCCAAGAAACGATAATCCTGAAATTTGCAGAATCATGGAACACATCGAACCGCTTGCGGTAACTGCAATATCGGAAAATGTCACGGGAACAATATGTTGAAGGATGATCTTGCGATTGTTGATGCCCGCTGCCTTTGAAAACTTGACATAATCCATCTCGGAATACTGCATGACCGATGTCCTGATGACGCGGGCAAACCACGCCCATTTCATAGCAACGAATGCAATCAATATGTTCTCGAGACCCGCCCCCAGAATGCCCACGACCGCTAAGGTCATGACATATCCCGGAAAGGATAGCATAATATCACATAGTCTCATGAATACCTTATCTGTTTTCCCGCGAAAGTATCCTGAGATAAAGCCTACAATCGCCCCCACGCCTACTGATGCCATGAGTGCAACTAAAACCCAAAGTATGCTGGGGCGAATACCGTAAATCAGCCGGGATAGAATATCTCTCCCTAAATGATCGTTACCAAGCCAATGAGACCAGGAAATCCCTTCATACCGAAGATCCATATTAACTTCGTTAGGATCATGCGGAGCGAACACGGGGGCTGCGACACCAACGATTAGGATTGCTGCAATAACAATCAGAGACAGGCTGGCTAGCTTGTCATTGCTTAAATTTTTTAGGACTCTCATCAGATTTCCTTCCTTAGCTTCGGATTGAATGCCGCATTAATCAGGTCAGCCAGGGTGTTAAACAATACAAAAGCTACGGCCATAATAAGGACATAAGCCTGTATGACTGGGAAGTCCCTGCTCAGAATCGACTTTATGCTTAACCGACCGAGTCCCGGCCATGCAAATACATTTTCGATAACGACCGTACTTCCCAATATAATCGGAATGGCCATGCAAAATATGGATACGGCGACCTGCAAGGAATTTCGTAGAATATGAATGGTGATCTTCCTCTCAGGCAAACCGCAAGCTCTCCCATAGACAACATAATCTTCGTGTAATTGAAAGAGCATGGAGCTTCTTACGTTTCTGAAGTAAATGCCTACATAAGCCACTGATATGACCGTCACCGGTAGAATGTAGCTTTGATAAGAATCCATCCCACTTGTCGGTAATAGGTCCAAATGGACGGAAAAATACCAGATCATAAGCGAGGCCAGCCAATAGGAAGGCATTGCGGTCAGAAGGAAGGACCACCCTCTGATTGACCGATCCAATAACTTACCTTCATTGAGTGCACAAACAACCCCCAAGATGATAGATAGCAAGATAATGAAGAACGATGAAATTAAAGTAAGCTTTAACGTATTAAGAAACGCGGGGCCTATTAATGACCAAACCGATTGCCCTGTTACATAGGACTCTCCAAAATCCAGTCGAAGACTGGCTAACACCCAGTCTGCATACTGTTTAAGGAATGGCTGATTCATTCCCAGTTCCTCCCTCGTTTTGGCAACCAGCTCGTCCGTGATTTCAGGGACCTCTTGGGCGCGAAGCACTACTTCCACAGGGTCCATCGGAGACAGATTAATCAATAGGAAAGTCAAAAACGATATGACGACCAGAATTGGAACGGACAATAATAGACGTTTAATAATATAACTTCCCATAAATCTCTCCTTATCGAATGATGGTCTGTCCTATTCAAAATACATGCTTTCGAACGGGAGCTCGAATTGCGTTTGTTTGAAAGCAATCCCTTTTAATGCCTTAGGTGCGAGCACCGTAACACTGCCATTCGAAATCGGGATAAATACGGCCTCATCATGCACGATCCGCATGATCTCCGCGTACAAATTTGTCCGGTTATCTTCATCGGTAGAGACCATTACCTTCTGAATAAGGTTGTAGAGGTCATCTGCTTCCTCGATTCCCTTGGTAGTGTGGAGATAAGAAGCTTCCGAGGTGAAGGCCGAGATGGTGCTTTGAGGATCATACGCCAATCCCCAAGTTTGATTGAACAATAAGTCATAATCCCCTGTAGATCGGCGATTCGCAATGGAAGTGGATTCTTCGCCGATAATATCCAGTTGTAATCCAATTGATTTTAATGCATTTTGAATAAATTCAGCCTGTGTTTTTTGTGAGGAGGAGTTGCTGTCGTAATATAAATTCATGGCCAGTCTTTGACCCGATTTACTTCTGACGTCATTGCCACTGGCTAATTTCCATCCGGCTTGGTCCAGTAAGAGCTCGGACGCTTCTACATCATAACCCCGCTCCTTTAATTGGACGTCTGCATAATTGACGTTGGATGAGAACAATCGATCCGCTTCCGCTTCTGTGCCTTCAAATATGTCCTTGCTGATGGTTTCCCGATCTATTGCATACCAGATAGCTTCCCGGACGGCGGTTTCGCTTATCGGGCTTTCCGATTGGCTGCTGTTGGCAACGATCATTTTTGTATTCATGGCGTCACTTCGGACTATTTGGTAATTCCCCGTATCGACCAAGCGGTTCATCGCTTGTACATCGAGGCTGTCCGCTCCCCGGTCATCAGTGAATACGAAATTCACTTCTCCTTTTTGCAAAGCGAGGAACGTGGTTTCACCGGCCGGAAGCACTTTTGCAGTAATTTTTTTGATTTTTGGAGTTCCTCCCCAATACTCCTCATTAGCGGTGAAGGATGCATACTGGTCGATCTGATGTTCCTTGAATATGTAAGGACCTGTGCCGTTGGACCCGCTCACGCCATTCTTCGTCTCACCTTGAATGAAGTCTTTGGGGGAAATAAATACATAGGGTCGTGACATGGACAGTTCGACCAGTGCAGGATAATATGATTCACTCAAATTGATTTGGACGGTGTATTCATCCAGAACGGCTACACTTTCTATTTTGGACGATAGTTTTATCCAAGCGTGCTTCTCGGCATTACGCTGGACGGCATCGATATTTTGCTTGACCGCTTCGGCATTAAACGGCTCTCCGTCATGAAACTTCACATTTTCCCTTAAATAAAAGGTATACACTTTTCCATCTTCCGAAACGTCCCATTTTTCAGCTAACAATGGT
This Paenibacillus sp. JZ16 DNA region includes the following protein-coding sequences:
- a CDS encoding metal ABC transporter ATP-binding protein, yielding MIMSSMRDVVFGYGDRTVIENLSLDIHTGQFIVISGPNGAAKSTLLKLMLGLIKPWSGTIEMNRVSEDGSPITVGYVPQLVASFNAGFPSKVIELVRSGRYHRLGLFKRFAASDHEAVKQSLIEVGMWEYRNHKIGELSGGQKQRVCIARALAQEPEALILDEPTTGMDEASRKELYELLDHYVKHRGKTVIMVTHSLEEIDPYLDRVVHLERKEDTGWRCSVTNSCSARFGQEA
- the rpmG gene encoding 50S ribosomal protein L33 — its product is MRVIVTLACTETGDRNYTTTKNKKNHPERLEMRKYCPRLKRYTLHRETR
- a CDS encoding AAA family ATPase is translated as MSKSNTSQRLPRAKGIDMASLYSPKDCAKKAKHLFLPEINQRIVNEFVEILGMREEFEQHGVPVPNKIVMYGPPGTGKTLTAFYMAKVLELPLVLVRLDAIIHSHLGETGSNIRKIFDYADTFSCVLFLDEFDAIARTRDNNDEVKEMARAVNTLLQCLDDFGDRSIIMAATNLEKDLDQAIWRRFDTKLIYTVPELEQRKLYIEILIGEFEYDPSILTETCEQLARCSFADIEQIVLKAKRKAIIERMPLQMKHMQNAIEEYNPITVAAH
- a CDS encoding DUF3024 domain-containing protein, encoding MDPFTYKRICAILEGYIAVKVPADLRASVRLTYRTLEDTVILSEERPDWDRREWMSTELVQFHFHKGTWRVYAKPNGNEWIPVSSINPSNDFEEVLEQVEIDAQEVIWVT
- a CDS encoding GTP-binding protein, which translates into the protein MTQQQIPVTVLSGYLGSGKTTVLNHVLNNRQGLKVAVIVNDMSEINIDAALVKGEASLSRTEEKLVEMSNGCICCTLRDDLMEEIEKLANEQRFDYILIESTGISEPIPVAQTFTYADEETGIDLTNLAKLDCLVTVVDANRFWQDFASGQSLLDRNQGAGSEDDRDVVDLLIDQIETCNVLLLNKCDLVDDEELNKLEAVLRKLQPSAKIIRTRNGQVDPSEILNTGLFDFERVSMSAGWIQELQKETHVPETEEYGISSFVYRRRRPFHPSRLAEFMGEWPEQVVRAKGLVWLAADGDVAASLSQAGPSIQFGPAGYWVAALPAAEREEILRTEADVRAKWDTDWGDRQTELVMIGIDMDRENVEDALDQCLLTDEEMSLNWARFENPLPWIA
- a CDS encoding ABC transporter ATP-binding protein, which encodes MAIAQSTPVLMLDEPTTFLDVRHQLEILELVRRLNQERGTTIIVVLHDLNQAARYADRMVVLKDGRVVRDGTPDRVLTEAVLQEVFGIHATVLKDPVAGTPIFLPHSIVHREG
- a CDS encoding ABC transporter ATP-binding protein, which encodes MKEDQSQKPLLEAQKIELRYNDKPILKEMSMDILSGGVTALLGTNGSGKSTLLKTMARLLMPQKGCVYLDGHAIAKESPRALARKMAILPQSPEVPMAITVRELVEQGRYPHVGPLRMLKKQDHAAIEEALEVTGMQAFEQRPLDSLSGEKGSERGLPWRSLSRLPC
- a CDS encoding FecCD family ABC transporter permease — translated: MNKLIRNRNPYEMTYKIGLMVALLLILILCVMHVAFGKVVISPQHILRALANAHEEAHHRQIIWQLRLPRTLIALVAGAMLGLAGAILQSITRNPLAEPGLLGVSAGSVLMIVIWITFADGLGDATKYLPLVAWTGGIGTVLFVNALSLGKGMDITRLALVGILTGSVLQSCTSLILLRHTEAVGSILLWMIGSLNGRVWVHWDMLWPWALLIIPLGLLSAGAANALQLGQSTAASLGVQVRRMRWMMLILAAMLTAGAVAAVGAIGFIGLIGPHIARRLVGQDARRLFPFSTVVTGLLLLGADVIAQAVSFELRVFGLSSQVSLPVGAVTAFMGAPFFLYLIKQKRKSH
- a CDS encoding FecCD family ABC transporter permease, producing MLAAAMAIGMKYGYPEISWSGLRQLLFLNGGTELERVSVLEIRLPRIVLGCIAGAMLGLCGVLLQDGLRNSLAGPELLGVSSGASFMMALITVLHVPISYVMQPWFALIGGLIGGAVVILAAGGRNGGIHIILIGAAVTAIMNGLVVWVITMGSSNSASLLFTFLMGNLANRNWTHVGYLLPWALVTIPLSLSFARSLNVLRLGSETAEGLGLHVMRVRIYLLIVCCAMTAAVVSQCGPIGYIALIAPHLIRSLSQQYDAKFVLPFSAMLGAVLLTTADILARTVFMPREVPVGLWTTLIGGPVIIALFLRKLGGRSSE